One genomic region from Myxocyprinus asiaticus isolate MX2 ecotype Aquarium Trade chromosome 27, UBuf_Myxa_2, whole genome shotgun sequence encodes:
- the mif gene encoding macrophage migration inhibitory factor gives MPMFVVNTNVAKDAVPAELLSEATQELAKAMSKPAQYIAVHIIPDQMMMFGGKGDPCALCSLTSIGKIGGAQNKKYSKLLMDLLNKHLGISPDRIYINFIDMDAANVAWNSTTFG, from the exons ATGCCGATGTTCGTGGTGAACACAAATGTCGCAAAGGACGCCGTTCCTGCAGAGCTGCTGTCGGAGGCCACGCAGGAGCTCGCCAAAGCGATGAGCAAACCCGCGCAG TACATCGCCGTGCACATTATCCCAGATCAGATGATGATGTTCGGGGGCAAAGGAGACCCGTGCGCGCTCTGCTCTCTCACCAGCATTGGAAAGATCGGGGGAGCACAAAATAAGAAATACTCCAAACTTCTCATGGACCTGCTCAACAAACACCTTGGCATTTCACCTGACAG gatctATATAAACTTCATTGATATGGATGCGGCTAATGTGGCCTGGAACAGCACCACATTTGGATAA
- the clp1 gene encoding polyribonucleotide 5'-hydroxyl-kinase Clp1, with protein MTAEAPEKSAEDGLSSSGSAGTGTRFDLEKETELRFEVEAGERVQLELLSGMAEVFGSELNKNKKYTFGAGSKVAVFTWQGCSVSLTGKTEVAYVSKDTPMLLYLNTHAALEQMRRQAEKENERGPRVMVVGPTDVGKSTVCRLLLNYAVRLGRRPTLVELDVGQSGVSVPGTMSALCIERPADVEEGYSVQAPLVFHFGSTTPGTNIKLYNKLTSCLAEVFSQRCEVNRKASVGGCIINTCGWVKGSGYQALVNCASAFEVDVVLVLDQERLYNELKRDLPHFVRVILLPKSGGVVERSKDCRRDTRDEKIREYFYGFRGTSFYPHAFDVRFSDVRIYKIGAPSIPDSCLPLGMSQDDTQLKLVPVSPGRDLTHHVLSVSSVEDEAESDAGQSRGILESPVCGFIVVTAVDTQAQVMTVLSPAPRPLPRHTLLIMDIRFIDLK; from the exons ATGACTGCAGAAGCCCCAGAGAAGTCAGCCGAGGACGGCTTAAGCTCGTCGGGCAGTGCTGGGACAGGGACACGTTTCGATCTGGAGAAAGAGACTGAACTGCGCTTCGAGGTCGAAGCAGGAGAGCGAGTGCAGCTCGAGCTTCTGTCCGGTATGGCAGAGGTGTTCGGGTCCGAACTCAACAAGAACAAGAAGTACACCTTTGGGGCAGGCTCTAAGGTCGCTGTGTTCACTTGGCAAGGCTGCAGTGTGTCACTCACGGGCAAGACAGAG GTGGCTTATGTCTCCAAAGATACGCCCATGCTACTGTATCTGAACACTCATGCAGCTCTAGAGCAGATGAGACGGCAAGCAGAGAAAGAGAACGAGAGAGGTCCTCGG GTAATGGTTGTTGGACCAACTGACGTGGGAAAGTCAACAGTGTGTCGACTGTTGCTGAACTATGCTGTGCGGCTGGGACGAAGGCCTACGCTGGTAGAACTGGATGTTGGCCAAAGCGGT GTGTCTGTGCCTGGAACCATGTCAGCTCTGTGTATTGAGCGTCCTGCTGATGTAGAAGAAGGCTACTCTGTTCAGGCTCCTCTTGTCTTTCACTTTGGCTCCACGACACCAGGAACCAACATCAAACTTTACAACAAG CTTACTTCATGCCTCGCAGAAGTGTTTTCTCAGCGCTGTGAGGTGAACCGCAAAGCTAGCGTGGGCGGCTGTATTATCAACACCTGCGGCTGGGTCAAAGGTTCAGGTTACCAGGCTCTGGTCAACTGTGCTTCAGCCTTCGAGGTGGATGTTGTTCTAGTCCTGGACCAGGAACGCCTCTACAATGAGCTGAAACGTGACCTGCCACACTTCGTTCGCGTAATCCTTTTGCCGAAGTCTGGTGGTGTGGTGGAGCGCTCCAAGGACTGCCGGCGAGACACACGGGATGAAAAGATCAGAGAATACTTCTATGGCTTTCGTGGAACCTCTTTTTATCCTCATGCCTTTGATGTACGCTTTTCAGATGTGCGCATATACAAGATCGGAGCACCCTCTATCCCAGACTCTTGCCTGCCGCTGGGCATGTCCCAGGACGACACCCAGCTGAAACTTGTCCCGGTCAGCCCCGGGCGGGATTTGACTCATCACGTGCTGAGCGTGAGTTCTGTGGAGGATGAGGCAGAGTCGGATGCTGGTCAGAGCAGAGGAATTTTAGAGAGTCCCGTCTGCGGCTTCATAGTCGTGACAGCAGTGGACACGcaagctcaggtgatgacggtACTCTCACCAGCGCCCAGACCACTGCCACGGCACACTCTGCTCATCATGGACATTCGTTTCATTGACCTTAAGTAG
- the LOC127417562 gene encoding selenoprotein H-like: MIGRGWKHKVEVDAEGAAVEKKVKPDGVEKKEEETGQRVIIEHWRNAESVREALAASHPELCVVLNPQKPRWNSFEVTLMQGDEEVLLWSGIKKGPPCKLNFPDPAEVVTALEEALESK; the protein is encoded by the exons ATGATAG GTCGTGGTTGGAAGCACAAGGTTGAAGTGGATGCAGAAGGAGCTGCAGTGGAGAAGAAAGTAAAGCCTGATGGAGTTGAGAAGAAAGAGGAAGAAACGGGTCAAAGGGTGATCATCGAACACTG GCGGAATGCTGAAAGTGTGCGTGAGGCACTTGCGGCATCTCACCCTGAACTTTGCGTGGTGCTCAATCCACAGAAACCTCGGTGGAACAGCTTTGAGGTCACTCTGATGCAGGGGGACGAAG AGGTTCTTTTGTGGTCTGGCATTAAGAAGGGTCCTCCTTGCAAACtgaattttcctgatccagctgaGGTGGTGACGGCCCTGGAGGAAGCTCTGGAGAGCAAGTAG